A DNA window from Verrucomicrobiia bacterium contains the following coding sequences:
- a CDS encoding histone deacetylase: MLVITDERCTEYHSRGHPERPERISRTLAALRSQDSLKLSWAAPDPVTSEPLLRAHTAEHLRLLAEAKSAFDGDTPAHPGILDHALRGVGGALRGLRAAREGVASFSLLRPPGHHATRSRAMGFCYLSSIAIAALDARATGTARVAVFDFDVHHGNGTEAILAGQKGLAFASVHQHPCYPGTGTADVADNGFNDPVPPGFPRGEYRKVLSRSLERLVATRPDLLAVSAGFDAYARDPIAHETLETEDFHWLGDRIRRLGLPTFSILEGGYSDDLPDLIRAYLAGLMGQ, encoded by the coding sequence GTGCTGGTCATCACCGACGAACGCTGCACGGAGTATCATTCCCGGGGCCACCCCGAGCGGCCCGAGCGCATTTCCCGGACCCTCGCCGCCCTGCGCTCCCAGGATTCGCTCAAACTCTCCTGGGCCGCCCCGGATCCGGTGACCAGCGAACCTCTCCTCCGCGCTCACACCGCCGAGCACCTTCGGCTGCTGGCTGAAGCGAAATCCGCCTTCGACGGCGATACCCCGGCCCATCCGGGGATCCTCGACCACGCCCTGCGCGGCGTCGGCGGAGCCCTGCGTGGCCTTCGGGCCGCCCGCGAGGGTGTTGCCTCGTTCAGTCTGCTCCGCCCGCCCGGTCACCATGCCACCCGTTCCCGGGCCATGGGCTTCTGCTACCTCAGCTCGATCGCCATCGCCGCCCTCGATGCCCGCGCCACCGGCACCGCCCGCGTGGCCGTCTTCGACTTCGATGTCCACCACGGCAACGGCACCGAGGCCATCCTCGCCGGTCAGAAGGGCCTCGCCTTCGCCTCCGTCCATCAACACCCCTGTTATCCCGGAACCGGCACTGCCGATGTCGCCGACAATGGCTTCAACGATCCAGTCCCCCCGGGTTTTCCCCGCGGGGAGTACCGGAAGGTCCTGAGCCGTTCCCTCGAACGTCTCGTCGCCACACGCCCGGACCTGCTCGCCGTCTCGGCCGGCTTCGATGCCTACGCCCGTGACCCCATCGCCCACGAGACGCTCGAGACGGAGGATTTTCACTGGCTCGGAGACCGGATCCGGCGCCTCGGTCTCCCCACCTTCAGCATTCTCGAGGGCGGCTACAGCGACGATCTGCCGGATCTCATCCGCGCCTACCTGGCCGGCCTCATGGGCCAATAA